The Candidatus Eremiobacteraceae bacterium genome segment CGGCAGCGTGACGGCCGGCAACTCGAGCGGCATCAACGACGGCGCTGCCGGCGTCGTCCTCATGTCGGCCGACGAGGCGAACCGTCGCGGACTCAAAGCGCTCGCGCGAATCACGACATCCGCGGTCGCGGGCGTCGACCCGAACTGCATGGGTCTCGGTCCGATACCGTCGACGCAGAAAGCCCTCTCGCGCGCGAACATGCGCATCGACGACATCGATCTCATCGAGTTGAACGAAGCGTTCGCGGCGCAAGCGCTCGCGTGCGCGCGCGAGCTCGAGATGCCGATGGATCGCGTCAACGTCAACGGCGGGGCGATCGCGCTCGGCCATCCGCTCGGCTGCAGCGGCGCCCGCATTCTCGTCACTTTGCTGCACGCGATGGACGCGCGCGACGCGAAGCGCGGACTCGCGACGATGTGCATCGGCGTCGGTCAGGGTATCGCAACGATCGTGGAAAGGAACTGACTCGCATGGCCGTCGCGCTCGAGCAGCAGACGTACGAGCTCTTCATCAACGGTGAGTCGGTGAAGCCTCAGTCCGGCAATTACACCGACATCGTCAACCCTTCGACGAACAAGCCGATCGCGCGGGTCGCCGCGGCCGGGATCCACGACGCCGACGCAGCGGTCGCATCGTCTCGAGCAGCGCTCGAAGGCAAGTGGGCGACGATGCCGCCGGCACGCCGCGCGCGCGTGCTCTTCAAGATCGCGAACATCCTCAGCGAGCGCATCGACGACATCGCCAAGACGGAGGTCTTGAACACCGGCAAGACGCTCGCCGGCGCGAAGGGCGAGATCAATCAGATCATCGAGCTGTTCGAGTTCTACGGCGGCGCGGTGACGAAGCTCATGGGCTCTACGATGCCGTCGCTTCCCGGCTACTTCAACTACACGCTCAAAGAGCCGGTCGGCGTCTGCGCACAGATCGTGCCGTGGAATTATCCTCTGCTCATGGCGGGCTGGAAGGTCGCGCCTGCGATCGCCGCCGGCAACGCCGTCATCCTCAAGCCTGCGTCGCCGACTCCTCTGACCGCGCTTATGCTCGGCCAGATCTGTCTGGAGGCCGGGTGCCTGCCGGGCGTCGTCAACGTGCTGCCGGGTCCGGGGGCGACGGTAGGCTCGTACCTCGCCGGACATCCGGGAGTCGATAAGATCGCGTTCACCGGTGAGACGAAGACCGGCGCGACGATCATGGAGATCGCGTCCGCAACGATCAAGCGCGTGACGCTCGAGCTCGGCGGCAAGTCGCCGAGCCTCGTCTTCGACGATGCCGACATCGATGCGGCCGTCGCCGGCGCCGTCTACGGCATCTTCCACAACGCCGGGCAGTCGTGCGACGCGCGCTCGCGCATCCTCGTCCACGAGAGCGTCAAGGACGCGTTCACGGCGAAGTTCGTCGAGAAGGCGAAGTCGCTGCGCGTCGGCGATCCGATGGACCCGAAGACGCAGATCGGCGCGATCATCTCGCGCAGCCAGTTGGAGAAGATCGAGGGCTACGTCGGGATCGGTTCGCAGGAGGGCGCAGTTGTCGCGTGCGGCGGCCAGCGGCCCGAGGGCGAGTTGAGCGCCGGCAACTTCCTGCTTCCGACAGTGCTCGACAAGGTCCGCAACGACATGCGCGTCGCGCAGGAAGAGATATTCGGTCCCGTCGCGGTGATCACGACCTTCAGGGATGAAGCCGAGGCGATCCGCATCGCGAACGACACGGTCTACGGTCTGGCGGCGTCCGTTTGGACGCAGAACGCCGGCCGCGCCCATCGCGTCGCGCATGCGATCAGAGCGGGCGGCGTCGCGATCAACACGCCGTTCTCGATCCATCCTGGAATGCCGTTCGGCGGCTACAAGCAGTCGGGATTCGGCCGCGAGCTCGCGTTGCAGACGCTCGATCTCTACACGGAGACGAAGGGCGTCGTCATGTACACCGGCACGAAGGCGGTCAACCCCCTCGGCGTCTGACCAGACCTGTGAAAAGGGAGCGGTCGAGATTTATCTCGACCGCCGCGGTCTTGCTACATCCAGTCGCAGCAGAAGATCTTCAAGGAGATAGCGAGGTAGCCGTCTGCGAAGAAGAGCAGTGACCAGATGACGCCGAGCACCCAGTTGATACGCGAGGCTCGCGGGAACGCGGATAGGACGACACAGTAGGTAACAGCCATCGCGGCCGGACCCCAGGCGTTCCAGAAAAGGATGAACGACAGAGGGTCTCCTGGTATGTGGAAGACCGTCGTCCATCCGATCGGCACGACAAGGCCCATCAGGATCGACCACAGCGTCGTCGAGATGAACGACCGACTCGCGACGACGCGGCTCGTACGGACGAAGGTGAACGTCGAGAGCATCACGCCGAACAGCCACGCGATCGCGACCCAGAAACGAACGCCCTCGACGCCATTGACCCAGATGAGCGGCAGCTCTACGGCGATGAAGATCGCCGTAAGTACGACATTGACGATCATGTACGGGAGCGGAGACCTTGGCGGTTTCACACGCCGACTATGTCGTTGACTATCCGGTCGCTCAGCCGCTCGATGACTTCCGCTTCATGCCGCGCCAACGAGATCGCTTCTTCGAGCGACGTCGAACCTTGCGGGCCCGCCGCGTTCGTGATCGTCAGGAAGAACTTGTCTGGCTGCGCGAAGAGCGGTTCGACGTGAACGTCGTGCTGCGCGCCGTCTTCCGAAGCGAACACGTAACGCAACCCCGCGAATGCACAGCGGCCGACAAGTTCGCTCCACGACGGTCGCGGCGGTGCATACGACTTCAGAACGCCGACAGGATCCAAACCCTCCATCGCCTGGATCGTCCCCGCGCCCTCCACCTTGATGCGAAACGGTGGTACGACGTGGAGGATGGGGACGATCTTGCGCAGGTCGTCATACATCCGGTCGACCGCTGCCGTGACCGAAGGCGTGTTCATCGCGGTCAGTTCGATTTTTGTCGGGTCGACGATCAAGACGCGGCCCTTTTGGGGCTCGGTGAACATCGCGCCGCCCGGGATCTGCGTCAGCGTCGGATAGTCGCGATGAAGCTCGCGCAGGAGCTCGCCCTGGATTGCCGCGTCGAGCGGCTGGCCCGGCGGGAAGCGATACAACCCAAATGCGAACTTGAGGAAGTTGAAAGGCCCGAGTCTGATGGCGCGAAGCCTCCATTGAGCGAAAGGATGTATCCGTCAGACGACTAGGTAGATGAAAGGAAGTTTCGACTCCTTGCCTCGCCGAGCACGTTTCCGGATGGCGGAGGGAAAAGCCGAATATCTATAAGAAGCGCAAACTCGCTTCACCCAGGGTCGTCTTTCGCTCGTGCGAGGTTCGATCGAACCGTCACGAGCGTCTGCTCCATCGGAGTCATCCATGACCGTTACCCCCTTTACCGACACGCCGATCAAAGTGCTCGAGTACGACGGCACGCCCGGCCCGGACGTCGACTCGCTCGGGTTGTCGAAGGACGAGTTCCTCAGCATCTATCGCTGGCTCGTTTACGCGCGCGCGGTCGACGACCGCGGCTACATCCTCGTCCGCCAAGGCCGCTCGGGCTTCTACGCGCAGATCGCCGGCCAAGAGGCGTCGCAGATCGGCAGCGCGCTGCCGCTCGAGCGTACCGACTATCTCTTCGGCGATCATCGATCGCAAGGCAGCATGCTCGTCAAGGGATTGCGCGCCGCCGAGTGGTTCGCACATCAGCTCGGCCGCATGCTCGACCCCTCCAAGGGCCGGCTCATGCCGCACGGACCGGGCCGCAAAGACCTACGTATCGTGCCGCCGTCGTCGACGGTCGGCAACCAGATCACCGAAGCCGTCGGCACCGCGATGGCGCAGAAGATCAAGAAGACCAAGGAGATGACGATCTGCTACTTCGGCGACGGAGCGACGAGCGAAGGCGACTTCCACGTCGGCATGAACTTCGCAGCCGTGTACGGCTCGCCGATCATCCTGTTCTGCCAGAACAACCAGTACGCGATCTCGGTTCGGCTCGACGAGCAGACGCATACGAAGACCATCGCCGAGAAAGCGAAGGCGTACGGGATGGAGGGCTATCTCGTCGACGGCAACGACGTGCTCGCCGTCTACGCGGTGACGAAGCACTGCGCCGACAAAGCGCGGCGCGGCGACGGCCCGAGCCTCATCGAGGCGTACACGTATCGCTACGGTCCGCACTCGTCGGCCGACGACGACACGCGCTACCGCCCGAAGGGTGAACTCGAGATGTGGCGCAACGAGCGCGATCCGATCACGCGCTTCCGCAGGTTCCTCGAAAAGCGCAAACTTTGGGATGACGCGAAGGAGCAGAAGCTCCAAGCCGAGTGCAAAGCGGAAGTCGCCGCGGCGCTCGAGGAAGCCGAGAAGAGCCCCGCGCCGGAGCCGATCACCGTGCTCGACGACGCATACGAGAAGTTGACGCCGCAACTCGAATGGGAGCGCAAAGAGCTCGCGGCCGAATTGGGGATCAACTGATGGCGACCGCACAAGCAGAGAAGAAACAGACGACGAGCACGATGGTGCAGGCCGTCCGGTCCGCGCTCATCGACGAGATGTCGCGCGACGAAGACGTCGTGCTTCTCGGCGAGGACATCGGCATCCGCGGCGGCGTCTTCCTCGTCACCGAAGGCTTGATCGATCAGTTCGGCAAGGACCGCGTCATCGACACCCCGCTCGCGGAGTTGGGCATCATCGGCGCGGCGGTCGGGATGTCGCTCTACGGCTTGAAGCCGGTCGCCGAGATCCAATTCATCGACTTCCTGTTCCCCGGTTTCGACATGCTCGTCTCGGAAGCGGCGAAGATGCGCTACCGCTCCGCCGGCGAGTTCGCCTGTCCGATGGTCGTGCGTTCGCCGTACGGCGGCGGCGTCCGCGGCGGCGGCTACCACTCGCAGTCGCCCGAGGCGTACTTCGTGTCGACGCCGGGCTTGAAAGTCGTCGCGCCGAGCAATCCGTACGATGCGAAGGGATTGCTCATCGCGTCGATCCGCGATCCGGATCCGGTCGTGTTCATGGAGCCGAAGAAGATCTATCGCGCGGTGAAGAACGAAGTGCCTGAAGGCGCGTACGAAGTGCCGCTCGGCAAAGCGGCGGTGACGCGCGAAGGCAAGCACGTCTCGTTGATCTCGTTCGGCGCGATGGTGCACGTCGGGCTCGAAGCAGCTGAGCTCGTGAAGAAAGACGGCGTCGAAGTCGAGGTCATCGACTTGCGGACGCTCCAACCGTACGACATGGATGCGATCGCGAAGACCGTCGCGAAGACTGGCCACGTCGTGCTGCTCCAAGAAGCGCCGACGATCGGCGGCTTCATGGGCGAGATCGCCGCGCACATCGCGGAACATCACATCGGCTACCTCGAGGGTCCGCTCGTGCGT includes the following:
- a CDS encoding aldehyde dehydrogenase family protein; translation: MAVALEQQTYELFINGESVKPQSGNYTDIVNPSTNKPIARVAAAGIHDADAAVASSRAALEGKWATMPPARRARVLFKIANILSERIDDIAKTEVLNTGKTLAGAKGEINQIIELFEFYGGAVTKLMGSTMPSLPGYFNYTLKEPVGVCAQIVPWNYPLLMAGWKVAPAIAAGNAVILKPASPTPLTALMLGQICLEAGCLPGVVNVLPGPGATVGSYLAGHPGVDKIAFTGETKTGATIMEIASATIKRVTLELGGKSPSLVFDDADIDAAVAGAVYGIFHNAGQSCDARSRILVHESVKDAFTAKFVEKAKSLRVGDPMDPKTQIGAIISRSQLEKIEGYVGIGSQEGAVVACGGQRPEGELSAGNFLLPTVLDKVRNDMRVAQEEIFGPVAVITTFRDEAEAIRIANDTVYGLAASVWTQNAGRAHRVAHAIRAGGVAINTPFSIHPGMPFGGYKQSGFGRELALQTLDLYTETKGVVMYTGTKAVNPLGV
- a CDS encoding thiamine pyrophosphate-dependent enzyme, with product MTVTPFTDTPIKVLEYDGTPGPDVDSLGLSKDEFLSIYRWLVYARAVDDRGYILVRQGRSGFYAQIAGQEASQIGSALPLERTDYLFGDHRSQGSMLVKGLRAAEWFAHQLGRMLDPSKGRLMPHGPGRKDLRIVPPSSTVGNQITEAVGTAMAQKIKKTKEMTICYFGDGATSEGDFHVGMNFAAVYGSPIILFCQNNQYAISVRLDEQTHTKTIAEKAKAYGMEGYLVDGNDVLAVYAVTKHCADKARRGDGPSLIEAYTYRYGPHSSADDDTRYRPKGELEMWRNERDPITRFRRFLEKRKLWDDAKEQKLQAECKAEVAAALEEAEKSPAPEPITVLDDAYEKLTPQLEWERKELAAELGIN
- a CDS encoding alpha-ketoacid dehydrogenase subunit beta, producing the protein MATAQAEKKQTTSTMVQAVRSALIDEMSRDEDVVLLGEDIGIRGGVFLVTEGLIDQFGKDRVIDTPLAELGIIGAAVGMSLYGLKPVAEIQFIDFLFPGFDMLVSEAAKMRYRSAGEFACPMVVRSPYGGGVRGGGYHSQSPEAYFVSTPGLKVVAPSNPYDAKGLLIASIRDPDPVVFMEPKKIYRAVKNEVPEGAYEVPLGKAAVTREGKHVSLISFGAMVHVGLEAAELVKKDGVEVEVIDLRTLQPYDMDAIAKTVAKTGHVVLLQEAPTIGGFMGEIAAHIAEHHIGYLEGPLVRVGGWDTPFPYALEKAYMPNAERVKRAIQKTLNY